The genomic stretch gtcttcttgactaaaAAGAGTGAGGcgccggacttcatcaagcagctccttctCAGATAACTCAGTAATGTTTACCCTGGTTTCATCCTTGgggcccgaatacaaccacatcggatgggCCCTGGACATGATTGGCTGAACTCGGCGCTTTAAGAACACAACGGCTACCATAGTACCTATCATGGTTTGACCATCGaattccttgatccgaaggaatttctCGAATAATTTATCGACTGTTGGTTTTTCATCGGGTGaaaggatatttttccaagacttcttgggcttggcttctaGAACATCGGAGAATTGGGGGAGCTGAGTGTCGGCTGGTGATGAATCTTTGATATAAAACCACTTTAGCCTCCATCCTTGAACGGATTCTTTCATTGGAAAGTTAAAGTAGTTGACCTCTTTACGGACGACAAACCCAACTCCGCCGATGACGAAAGACCCACCACTGCAGTTGTACCTTTtaacgaagaaaattttcttccacaaaccgaagtggggctcaatgcccaggaacgcttcacagagggtgataaagatggcaAGATGAAGGATTGAATTGGGAGTCAACTGCCACAGTTGGATCTCATACACGCGAAGGAGGTAATGGAGAAATTTgtgagcaggaagcgagagacctcgatacaagaaggataagaacatcacagtaaaaccggcagggggattgggccacGAAGTCACACCTTGAAGGATAATGTTCCCCTCGTCGGAAGAAATTATTCCGAGGCTGCGGGCTCTCTTCTCATCGCGCTTTGTAGTGGTAGAAACCGGGCAATCGCCGGGCATAGGCCCAGCCGTGGAGCTTTCTGGTgcaggcggcgccggagctgggggaggagcatctgaTGCGCTTCTCCTCGACGAGGTTGGAGGAGTCTTGGTGGCGGCGCCACTGCTCACAACACTAGTGGCGAGAGTAAGATTCTTCTTTTTCACCATTATGAGATCTGAGGAAGATCtggaaaatggcggcggcggcgcagcgttTGTGAACAAGAAGGATGGATGAGGAAGAAAGGGTGCGAGGATGAAGTGTGGAAAAGGGAGAGTTTACCCTGAGAGATTATAAAGTAAAAAGAAGTCTGAGGATTGagcgggcacgtgtcgttgcttcCAATTTATTAAAGAGATCTCTTCTCATCATCAAGCGCAGAAATCGAGGAGTCACCTTGGTAATTGCACGGAAGTAGTGGTCATTTCTTAAACAGAaccgcgcagaagtaggatgggccTGTCAGTCAAAACTACAACAGTGATTacgtcatcagtgatgtcatgAAGTACGCTTGAAGTATCCGAAGAAAAGTTAAAACCATCGGGTGGgccgacttgagtctacgcacggttgcaagcatccgcacctagacctgggggctaatcccatcgggagcactggacgcgcacccgataaatttggACTCGAAGACTTTCTTGCAAGGAAGGGCATGAGAGGAATATTTGAAGAAAGATTGGAATATTCGAAATGTTTGGCCCaaatctgcacccggttgcaagcacccgtgaccagactcgggggatactcccatcgggagtgccgattgcgcacccgacaaacttttttgcactccaggatcatgcccggggacttgattctgtgtagagtagcattgttttgccatcggcagttaaccagcaaagctgggcgcgttactcgatatcctttacgcattaaaccTTATTTGAAAGATTGAAGCCCTGATATAAATGTATCGGTTGACttatgaagacctgcagaaagcttcggcagaaaaaaacattcgagtggcacaacttgagtctacgcacggttgcaagcatccgtacctagactcgggggctactcccatcggaagcgctggacgcgcacccgataggagGAGATGATGCTGTTACAAGAAGGACAAGATTTATCAAGAGAGGAGAACattcggtggaggcatgctttagtatctacccgaaatatcatcggctagacactcgggggctactgacgtgggcattacccttcgggtaacagttattgccctatcctgtacggcccaactggaggcccatgaagacactcgatggcAAGGGGAGCTattacgtcggtgccgaagaagattccttgaagaacaagacgaagagacgGAGAATACAAGAAAAATCTAGAACTaggaccctttgtaacctagtcgtacccggacagatctctcgagaccttgccccctatataagggctaggagagaggctgccgaggacacacgcaatcttagccaccataagtctagagctaggtcaccgtagaacttagcctctcgacgagatcacaaccgaaaccttcggcacctcattataacccgatattttcataatcaagatcagacagacaggacgtaagggttttacctcatcgagggccccgaacctgggtaattcgctttccccgcttgtttgataaccgatgtctcgtgtcagcctacaggattccatctaccctaagccccaaacggagggcattgccgaggagtaccctcgacaccataGGACCATCCATTCAGAGGATACCGAGGCCACAACCTTGACGTATCACCACCATCCAGGGCCGCCACCCCTGATGTCCAAATCCACCGACCACAGAGCCATCACACCCAGTCGCTTTGAACCAGTCGCACTGCGTGGGTCAAGAGCTTCAAGGCAACACCTCCAACAAAGTAGTGATGCTTCTATCACCGCTGCACTTTGCCCATGGAGCTTAGGTTGTCACCCGTAGATCTTGAAACCACTCGTGTTCCGGTTGGGATTGAACCttcacaacaacaaaatcaagcagAACAACACCCCAAGGCGCCATTGTGTCGATGGCACCAACAAGAGTCGATGCAAGCCTTTCGCGTGACGATCGACGCTCGTGCGAAGCTAGAGGAGCAACAAACTAGGTAGTGAGGCTATACAACCAACAACCGAGCTCCACCAACCCATGAACCATGACATCCATGTTGTGCCTAGTCGCTGCAGTCAGACTTCCCACCGTTGTAGCACCGATGTCCCTAGCTTGCGCATCACACAGGGCGTCGAACAACTCCCGGTAAAGCTCCGGCAGCTTCCTCGCCCTAGCTCACCATGTCCTTCCTGGCTGAAGAAGGTCCTGGATCAGGCCCGCCCCTTTGCCGCTAGTTACTGCGCGCCTCTACGCCAACGTTGCCCGCAACCATGTCCATAGGGCCCATACCCGCCCCACACTCCTGCCACCGCATGCCCCTACCCGCCGTGATCCTTCCACGGTCGTCCGGTCCTAGGTCATCTTCGCCTACGTCGAGGACGAACCCACCCAAATCGAGCGTGCCCACACCCTCCGGCTGTCATCCGGTGTCATAGCTCCATATAGAGTCAGGAGAGGATAAAAACCGCCCCGTCGCCACTCCCATGGGACGAGCATAGCTTTGCCTGCGGCCCCTCAAGCGGTGGACATGCGGCGCAGGGTGGGGCGGGGAAGGTCCGAGGTCCCTACCAGGGCGCGGGGACTAGTATGATCGAGATATATAACCATAGGAGTGCACACACCTCACAAAGGCACGCACGAGTTGACATAATATAGACAATATATATCCCAATTACTATTTTTCTCCCTCCGTATGAAaataaaaataggtgtctcaactttatctacatatatatgtatctatctagatacattttagttaGAAATAGATAAAtttgagacacctatttttagatggaGGTAGTATCTGAAATTATTATCTGGACATTTGTAATATGTTATCTAAACAAAAATGTAAACGCAAAATAAATGAAAACAAAATTTAATAGCCACCACTAAAAGTGTTAGAATTCAAAACCTGTTACCCATCTCAGTCGATCGATCAAATCTAGCTGAGTACTAGGCTTGACTACTTGAAAACAGCCACACGCAGTAACACTTTTAATTTGCTTTTGCATTTCTTTCGAGCAATGGGATTGTCGTTCTTGCCTCGGTTTGGTCAAGGGACTACCTGTTAATTATCCTAAGCCTGGAACATTAGCAGGTGGTTAGAGAATAAATAAAGCTAGAATCCTTCCAAAAGAAAGGAGGAAGCGAAGGACAAAATAATTGTACTACTGTCTCGTGGAGAAGTGTTCAAGGTGCAATTTTTTTATGGGAAAACCCGACATCTTCACAGTAGAATTGTTTTCTACGTGTACTAGTCTTGCCTCTATGCATGCGAGAACGTCGGTAACGGACGTGGGCAAACCTTCTCCTTGTTTCTTTGCACAAACTAACCCTTCTCAATGTTGCTTTCTCTTCCAAAAGAATCTTGCCAACTTCTGAAACAAAATTAAATTTGAAGCAAAGCAAGTTTTTGTCAACGTTATCAAGGGGATAAGTCGGTATCTTTGTAAATAATAATCAGAGCGGCCGTAGTACTCGTTTTAAGTTCTCAAGATTGTTTTCACTAGAAGCAAGGAAATGGATTTTCACAAAATTGTATGGTACATAAACCAATTTCTTCATAATTTATATTCAGAGCGGCTGTGGCACTTTTTTTTAAAGGAAGCATTCAAGTGATACGCACAACCTTCATTTGTTGCAAAGTATCAGTTATAGAGTTTTTACAAATCACGAATTACTCAAGATTgcgacatgaatcaaccaacgaAACAATGCATACGAAAAACCTATATGAATCAACCAATTAAGTTATCTTTAGTGGGCAAAAAGTTTATATAATTAAGAAACAACCTAAAAATATTTATCTTTAATGACACTTTTATCTTCCATAAATATCATCGTAGATATTTATTATGTCCTTTCCTAAAATATGCGTACATGGATCAAACAGAGAACACCCTCTCATGTAGTCAACTTCCATGAAAACATAAGTTGTTCGTCTCTCAAATCAAACCGAACCGCATTAATCTCTCAACAAAAGATGGATATTGAGCTGAAAGCAGTTCGTACCGAACCAAGAATCTTCCAAAAATGTCTGCTCTCTCCATCGCCGATGAAAAACGACCCCCCGGTTAAAAATTCTTGTTTCACACCCATTAATCCTTTAATTTCCAGAAAGCCAAGTCTGTCAGTTTATCATGTACTTACAAAAGGGTTTTCGTTCTTAAATGTTTATTCCCATCGCTAACCTGATTGAACAATTTCAATATTGTTGGCCACACTTGATTTGATCCAAAGCTATTTCGACTTGAAAATAAATAAATGACATAATTAAGATATGCATGGACATATTTGTGTTCCAGATTGCTTCATTTTTTTGTTGAGTATACATTAAGATGAAACAAATAAGTTTACATCAAACTACATATGTTCATTTCATTCTCCATTTAGGTATAACATGATTTTATTCtacaaaaatatgatttttcctGTATTTTGAGAATGTCCTCAATATACCAGGGACAATATCTTTACATTCTCCCTTGACCCGCAGTGGATCCATCATTATCAATTTCAGCAAATAGAACCTGCTTTTCTATCAATTATAGAGTATATATTCCATGCAAGTGGCAGATGAACGAAACCACATACATCACCATGGGTACACGGCAGATTCTGCATCCATCTATTCCGAGGTAAGTAATACTCAAGTAAATATAAAGAGGTAAACATACTAGCATCTCCAAAAAATCTTACACTGCATTCACACTTCCAtggaatttttttgttgttgacaAACAATGAAGAAAAATTAGGCTCGGAAACTACAAATGGATCTGTAGAAACCAGTACGCACAAACAATTAAATACAGATGCCTCCTTTTTTGAAACTAACGGTACAGGTTCTTGGGGAGCTATTTTGAGAAATGACAAGGGAGAGGTGTTGCTTACCGCATGGGGACCAATTTATCACTGCCAAAACGTAGTGACAGCAGAAGCTTTGGGTATGCTCAATGGTATTAAAGCCATCCTGCCGGTGTATGCTGGGCCTCTACAAATTGAAAGTGACAATGCGTTTCTTGTAAAGGAACTGAACTTGAACACGACTAGTAAGTGTAGCATTGCAGGCATAGTACAAGACATCAAAATTTCCTCTACCTTGTTTCATGAGTTTCTCTATTCGAAGGTTAATAGACTGGCAAACAAAGCTGCAGATGATCTAGCTAAACTAGGGCATACTGTGTTGAGTGAGTGTGTACTGCTGGGGCGTGCTCCACCCTGTGTGGTAGAGTCGCTTAAGCGAGATTGTATTCAAAAGGATTTTGATTCTATATAAATGAAATGCccaggttcaaaaaaaaaaaaaactctgagCTGATGGACAAACAAGGATTATGCACTTATGCTTCAACAGGTTCAACATGATCAAGGGCTTTGTGGAGACCTTTttctataataataataattattaAAAAGGCACATTTTAAAGTGAAAAGTTATGCTCACTATGGGTCTGTAAATTTTAAACGAAACTGTTACAGTATTTCATTTGTGGGCTCCAAAATGATCAATTTACAAACAATAATGTAATAGCGAGTATTATGCTACCCCATGTCTGATGGATGCATCTACATTCTACGCCATCAGTACATATAAATTATACTGTAGTAGCTTCTGTTGCAGACACAACAAAATGTTCGAGCTTGCATCAAGATGACCATACTAATACTAGTACCAGCTAAAATAACACAAATGACCAGTCAAATAATCAACACATTTCAATCGACCAAATAACAAATGTCTCACATGACGCTGCATGCGTTGGCGTTCTCCTCGCTGAACATGTAATACGACCTCGGTGCCGCTGATACTGGCGCCGTCGAGTGGAAGTACTCGGCGCCGCCCGTATAGGCCGCGCCGACCATCGGGTGGTAGTACGCGCTGCTCCGGAGCGGGTGCGCGGTGCTGTAGCTCATGGCGTACGGCGGCGGCATTTGCCCTCCGCCGGCGTAGTACCCCGGGTAGCTCATCGTCGTGGCGGGCGGGTAGGCCCCGGCATCGACGGCAGCCGCGGCGTGCTGACCGGCGTTTCCCGCGGCTGCGTCGTGTGGAATCATCTCCGCCGTTCCACCGGCGCCGTCTGCGTTGGCATTGGCACTGCCGTTGCCACCACCCTtgcccttcttctttttctttccacCGCCACCGGCGGGATTGGCATTGGTGGTGGGTGCCATGGGCTGTATGCCGTGCGGCGTCATGGCGAATGGGTCAACCACGTGCgggcctccgccgccaccaccttcAGGCTTTTGAGGTTGCTCGTCGCCGGATGCTTCATCACAGGTGCCGCCGTTGT from Lolium rigidum isolate FL_2022 chromosome 4, APGP_CSIRO_Lrig_0.1, whole genome shotgun sequence encodes the following:
- the LOC124647425 gene encoding heavy metal-associated isoprenylated plant protein 35-like, whose translation is MSAAEEGAPPLMYQTVALKVSIHCEGCKKKVKKVLQSIEGVYKTDVDIKQHKVVVVGNVSVDALVKKLVKTGKHAEPWPEPAPTPSADNSPGGAGGSSVKKKKKRKNKNKPAAPVPAQGNATVEGSGGGGSIPPENQDNGGTCDEASGDEQPQKPEGGGGGGPHVVDPFAMTPHGIQPMAPTTNANPAGGGGKKKKKGKGGGNGSANANADGAGGTAEMIPHDAAAGNAGQHAAAAVDAGAYPPATTMSYPGYYAGGGQMPPPYAMSYSTAHPLRSSAYYHPMVGAAYTGGAEYFHSTAPVSAAPRSYYMFSEENANACSVM